One segment of Haloplanus natans DSM 17983 DNA contains the following:
- a CDS encoding c-type cytochrome, with amino-acid sequence MSQGDSTLLLKPALLLVGTVAAAVVLVFALNGVLAYLGVGAVGPGAPATQAGGPTTPGASNASGGGAGGSGAAGGVRALPATFSGQKWYSEDLRDQEFKYKDPNAGAEIEFQPKKMNNSTLPDNEKRAELIREGRSLFANTSEEMPEHVGNDLSCANCHGGGDLPTTTGMVGQDIDMIPLVGTAAGYPEWTGRTERMRDMRQRIMGCFLRSMNAPGSAEGVPAYDSREIQAMESYMVWLNKGTPSSRVPYWRHLEKPEGDEKVPVPEVNPVRGAELYLENCASCHGADGQGIEGQYPPLWGEGSFNDGAGMGRMYTSAAFIREAMPYGAGHTFSNWEDVQDVAGFMNAHKRPHLPRQPKDWAVSGAPDEGIYYKRVQQRHGYDMNPMTKKLMLAGIPIDDSKLTAEMIPEDTSRYDQPLRNGSVDGSWQTTWIRTYETVGNETSTNATASNQSAVATSGAVSSAIEGSHAAS; translated from the coding sequence ATGAGTCAGGGCGACTCGACGCTCCTGCTCAAACCCGCGCTCCTTCTCGTCGGGACGGTTGCCGCTGCGGTCGTCCTGGTGTTCGCCCTCAACGGCGTCCTCGCGTACCTCGGTGTCGGTGCGGTCGGCCCCGGGGCACCGGCGACCCAGGCCGGCGGCCCGACGACGCCGGGAGCGAGCAACGCCAGCGGCGGCGGTGCCGGTGGTAGCGGCGCCGCCGGTGGCGTTCGAGCACTTCCGGCGACGTTCAGCGGGCAGAAGTGGTACAGTGAGGACCTGCGCGATCAGGAGTTCAAATACAAGGACCCGAACGCGGGCGCGGAAATCGAGTTCCAGCCCAAGAAGATGAACAACTCGACGTTGCCCGACAACGAGAAACGGGCCGAACTCATCCGTGAGGGGCGGAGCCTGTTCGCCAACACCTCGGAGGAGATGCCCGAACACGTCGGCAACGATCTGTCGTGTGCGAACTGCCACGGCGGCGGTGACCTGCCGACGACGACCGGCATGGTCGGCCAGGACATCGACATGATCCCGCTGGTCGGCACCGCCGCGGGCTACCCCGAGTGGACGGGCCGCACCGAGCGTATGCGCGATATGCGCCAGCGTATCATGGGTTGTTTCCTCCGGAGCATGAACGCCCCCGGCTCGGCCGAGGGCGTCCCGGCCTACGACAGCCGCGAGATTCAGGCGATGGAGTCGTACATGGTCTGGCTGAACAAGGGGACTCCGAGCAGTCGCGTCCCCTACTGGCGCCACCTGGAGAAACCGGAAGGTGACGAGAAGGTGCCGGTGCCCGAGGTCAACCCCGTCCGCGGGGCCGAACTCTACCTCGAGAACTGCGCGTCCTGTCACGGCGCGGACGGACAGGGTATCGAGGGGCAGTACCCGCCGCTGTGGGGCGAGGGCTCGTTCAACGACGGCGCCGGTATGGGGCGGATGTACACCTCGGCCGCGTTCATCCGCGAAGCCATGCCTTACGGCGCGGGTCACACGTTCTCGAACTGGGAGGACGTCCAGGACGTCGCCGGATTCATGAACGCTCACAAGCGACCGCACCTGCCGCGCCAGCCCAAAGACTGGGCCGTGTCGGGTGCCCCCGACGAGGGCATCTACTACAAGCGCGTCCAGCAGCGACACGGCTACGACATGAATCCGATGACGAAGAAGCTGATGCTGGCGGGCATCCCCATCGACGACTCGAAGCTCACCGCGGAGATGATCCCGGAGGATACGAGTCGGTACGACCAGCCGCTCCGTAACGGGTCGGTCGACGGCTCGTGGCAGACCACCTGGATCCGGACGTACGAGACAGTCGGAAACGAAACGTCGACGAACGCGACGGCTTCGAACCAGTCGGCCGTCGCGACATCGGGTGCGGTCTCGTCGGCGATAGAGGGGTCGCACGCGGCCAGCTGA
- a CDS encoding M61 metallopeptidase family protein translates to MTTFRVLGTLSMVLLLAIAGVAPAVATTDTGDAWTGVAPTHSGGETGTPGEEVVLHQRGIVSRNSEPGSVTLTFAYDIPSSITGLRVSVPVVGLDGISVAGMEGFERTDRGYFLWDGETAHPTVSVRMAVTDSLAEGVRGIEREDWALVSEPQTRIQVRTDARPRQRTSFTVADGEEGYARSHLAYLGPHERRNVTLGGERTTFVLGAENADPTRAIEFLRTANGRFDFGVRRDSMTVFVVPLGGLEEGPVQAATVDTAFWVGSTGLRLESTGSVFAHEYVHTRLGTVGREDAAWLTEASAEYYGRLFAFNAGVGTYDSFLEGLRATQYAPDRRAAVLTDSETWQGTQAHYDKGAHVLAALDAEIRRRTDGDHTLSDVFTGRSEPFGDYEAFRSAVVEVTGDEAIGTWLDRYATTDDLPPLPEHPRNYVAAPSLDPDGDGMPSGAELDAGRHPFVEGPATEQLADRTTATATPSATATGDGTTPAPSGTEDRAPGFGVVAALAALAVLATDVGRRQ, encoded by the coding sequence ATGACAACTTTCCGCGTGCTCGGAACGTTGAGCATGGTGTTACTGCTCGCCATCGCGGGTGTGGCGCCCGCCGTCGCGACGACCGACACCGGGGACGCATGGACCGGCGTCGCGCCCACGCATTCGGGTGGGGAGACCGGGACGCCGGGCGAGGAGGTGGTTCTCCACCAGCGCGGCATCGTCTCACGCAACTCCGAGCCCGGAAGCGTGACGCTCACGTTCGCGTACGACATCCCGTCGTCGATCACGGGCCTCCGGGTCTCCGTGCCCGTCGTCGGCCTCGACGGTATCTCCGTCGCCGGGATGGAAGGGTTCGAACGGACCGACCGCGGCTACTTCCTCTGGGACGGCGAGACGGCGCACCCGACGGTTTCGGTACGGATGGCGGTGACCGACTCGCTCGCCGAGGGCGTCCGGGGCATCGAGCGCGAGGACTGGGCGCTCGTCTCCGAGCCACAGACCCGAATCCAGGTGCGGACCGACGCGCGCCCCCGTCAGCGCACCTCCTTTACCGTCGCCGACGGCGAGGAGGGGTACGCCCGGAGTCACCTGGCCTACCTCGGCCCGCACGAACGCCGGAACGTCACGCTCGGCGGCGAGCGGACGACGTTCGTCCTCGGCGCCGAGAACGCCGATCCGACGCGTGCGATCGAGTTCCTCCGCACCGCGAACGGGCGCTTCGACTTCGGCGTCCGGCGCGACTCGATGACGGTGTTCGTCGTCCCCCTCGGCGGGCTGGAAGAGGGGCCGGTGCAGGCGGCCACCGTCGACACCGCGTTCTGGGTTGGATCGACGGGGCTCCGACTCGAATCGACCGGCTCCGTCTTCGCCCACGAGTACGTCCACACCCGGTTGGGAACGGTCGGCCGCGAGGACGCGGCGTGGCTGACCGAAGCGAGCGCCGAGTACTACGGCCGCCTGTTCGCGTTCAACGCCGGCGTCGGCACCTACGACTCGTTCCTCGAGGGACTGCGGGCGACCCAGTACGCCCCCGACCGCCGCGCGGCGGTGCTCACCGATTCGGAGACGTGGCAGGGAACGCAGGCCCACTACGACAAGGGCGCACACGTCCTCGCGGCGCTGGACGCGGAGATTCGCCGCCGCACCGACGGTGACCACACCCTCAGTGACGTGTTCACGGGGCGGTCGGAGCCGTTCGGCGACTACGAGGCCTTCCGGTCGGCGGTGGTCGAGGTGACCGGCGACGAGGCCATCGGGACGTGGCTGGACCGCTACGCCACCACCGACGACCTGCCGCCGCTCCCCGAGCATCCGCGGAACTACGTGGCCGCCCCGTCGCTCGATCCGGACGGCGACGGCATGCCGAGCGGCGCCGAACTCGACGCCGGCCGGCACCCGTTCGTCGAGGGACCGGCGACCGAGCAGTTGGCCGACCGGACGACGGCGACGGCGACGCCCTCGGCCACGGCGACGGGCGACGGGACGACGCCGGCACCGAGCGGCACGGAGGACCGGGCGCCGGGCTTCGGCGTCGTCGCGGCGCTCGCGGCGCTCGCCGTACTCGCGACGGATGTCGGACGACGACAGTAA
- a CDS encoding cytochrome c biogenesis CcdA family protein: MLETPSTLAVFFAGVLTILTPCCLPMIPVLVVGANGHRFRPVLIVTGSTLTFTALGVVTGSLGSVTPETIRAPFAVLMLAFGVVLADDDVNAAYSRYASRLAGRATALTGRVDEDRHPLANAFVVGLLLGVIWLPCVGPVLGGVLAYVGSTEGVVGGAGLLFTYGVGFSLPLLGVAYAGRAGGRRLLDWRPGAGFRTATGYAFVLLGLAVLFDIDKLALASLTDTL; this comes from the coding sequence ATGCTCGAAACACCCTCCACGCTTGCGGTCTTTTTCGCCGGCGTCCTGACGATACTGACACCGTGTTGTCTGCCGATGATCCCCGTCCTCGTCGTCGGCGCGAACGGACACCGATTCCGGCCGGTCCTCATCGTCACGGGGAGCACGCTGACGTTTACCGCCCTCGGCGTGGTGACTGGCTCCCTCGGGTCGGTAACGCCCGAGACGATCCGCGCTCCCTTCGCCGTCCTCATGCTCGCGTTCGGCGTCGTGCTCGCGGACGACGACGTGAACGCGGCGTACAGCCGGTACGCCTCCCGGCTCGCCGGGCGGGCGACGGCCCTGACCGGGCGAGTCGACGAGGACCGCCACCCGCTCGCGAACGCCTTCGTGGTCGGCCTGTTGCTCGGCGTCATCTGGCTACCCTGTGTCGGCCCCGTCCTCGGGGGCGTCCTCGCGTACGTCGGATCGACCGAGGGCGTCGTCGGCGGCGCCGGCCTCCTCTTTACTTACGGCGTCGGGTTCTCGCTGCCGCTGCTCGGCGTGGCCTACGCCGGGCGGGCGGGCGGGCGCCGACTCCTCGACTGGCGGCCCGGGGCTGGCTTTCGAACCGCCACCGGGTACGCGTTCGTCCTGCTCGGACTGGCCGTGCTCTTCGATATCGACAAACTCGCGCTCGCGTCGCTGACTGACACGCTCTAA
- a CDS encoding CcmD family protein, whose translation MEPLLLFGYTALFLALFGYAAYLQRKLGRVERRLNDLR comes from the coding sequence ATGGAACCACTCCTCCTGTTCGGTTACACGGCGCTTTTCCTCGCGCTGTTCGGGTACGCGGCGTACCTCCAGCGCAAGCTGGGCCGCGTCGAGCGACGGCTGAACGACCTCCGGTAG
- the ccsA gene encoding cytochrome c biogenesis protein CcsA, producing the protein MTTDQRNERNRSRSNRFSAARIVGRITGLLHRVTRSRAVKWGALLFGTLSFVLVFGHASKTMYGIEHGGNLLAYWHIALAWVASAALGTTFLGSVLFLRYRGRFWSRLAHSAGELGFLFATLTLLLGSAWGKVIWNSWWEWTDVRLVTFLIVWFIYAGYLVVSSATDPNTGDRYTAVYGVVGFVTVPISYASTRLWTPTFHETTIGNPEVSANIGPTTLLVTVVAATLLYVYLLGVRIRVHEVEDRLRGLTGGRR; encoded by the coding sequence ATGACTACTGACCAACGAAACGAACGGAATCGATCGCGGTCGAATCGCTTCAGCGCCGCGCGGATCGTCGGCCGAATCACCGGGCTCCTCCACCGCGTCACCCGGAGCCGGGCCGTGAAGTGGGGGGCGCTCCTGTTCGGGACGCTCTCGTTCGTCCTGGTGTTCGGCCACGCGTCGAAGACGATGTACGGCATCGAACACGGCGGCAACCTGCTCGCTTACTGGCATATCGCCCTCGCGTGGGTGGCCTCGGCGGCGCTCGGCACGACGTTCCTCGGGAGCGTGCTCTTCCTCCGATACCGGGGGCGCTTCTGGAGCCGCCTCGCCCACAGCGCCGGGGAACTCGGCTTCCTCTTCGCGACGCTGACGCTCCTGCTGGGAAGTGCGTGGGGGAAGGTCATCTGGAACTCGTGGTGGGAGTGGACGGACGTTCGCCTCGTCACCTTCCTGATCGTGTGGTTCATCTACGCTGGCTATCTCGTGGTGTCGTCGGCGACGGACCCGAACACGGGCGACCGCTACACCGCGGTGTACGGCGTCGTCGGCTTCGTCACGGTTCCCATCTCCTATGCCTCGACGCGGCTGTGGACGCCCACGTTCCACGAGACGACCATCGGGAACCCGGAGGTCAGCGCGAACATCGGCCCGACGACGCTGCTCGTAACCGTCGTCGCGGCGACTCTCCTGTACGTCTACCTCCTCGGCGTTCGGATTCGGGTGCACGAAGTCGAAGACCGTCTCCGCGGACTCACCGGTGGGAGGAGGTGA
- the ccsA gene encoding cytochrome c biogenesis protein CcsA, which yields MNVGTVLLGLAFGASLSAAGLLGRAYVADDDAYVAHVPKLTAAAAVLLVSALLHLTYQFVTTDYSNAYVWENTASYLPLLYRVTGVYAANEGSVLLWAAIVSVVAMIAGAVRGIPDRHAKLIHGLTLGLVAYFTGMLLAQSPFASIRTAFPGAPPGFVPTSGQGLNPLLVDPYMAIHPPVMFTAYALLAMPFAIGAAHFVSLFRGNGGVFPTWHGSVTRWLRLSWLFLTAAVALGGLWSYTVLGWGGIWAWDPVETAILIPWLFLTATLHAVSAYEPTGRYRVLAPAMTATVFALAVYTTSVVRSGVFRSVHSFADGGIGAAFLLLMALTAALGVLAPVTYWLLQPDDGADDGADGRWLRRANLVHLAVLGFGLLTFVSLWGLSFPLLRNAITGLEVSVEARYYNLWSYPLVLGLLLLLGFYMDYEAAGRTRALAGLGAFTVATLVGAFVAPTEMWQLASTRPDDAVVYRLVGSASAASVLPPVAYAILGTVKRTGGRIRTAASRNARLKQMGISLIHVGAALLVLSLPFMYVFAGQASVMATGVGDGSMDTSRQAVPGSDYSVRVLGHSRTEFPQDPAVGTHALSTEQVVRRGSSLNGSVQTVHGRVTDVREGPRATVVQLDGSNVWIGLAGNGTTVPVTTGERIVARGRLMWDFVPSADAVVLAGPKTVGPTADPPESVVPTRVVAEGVSLAVYEGDRLRASGIAGQRRYPEQGGMQIRDVVIDRGLLADTYVIAGVSDGTASITVKRIPFVTLMRLAIVSLLLGMSLVALFDPRHGAVTDTAVRGTARDANPEVAD from the coding sequence ATGAACGTCGGGACGGTCCTGCTCGGACTCGCCTTCGGCGCGTCGCTCTCGGCGGCCGGCCTCCTGGGTCGTGCCTACGTCGCCGACGACGACGCGTACGTCGCACACGTCCCGAAACTCACCGCGGCGGCCGCCGTCTTGCTCGTCTCGGCGTTGCTCCACCTCACGTATCAGTTCGTGACGACCGACTACTCGAACGCCTACGTCTGGGAGAACACCGCCTCGTACCTGCCGTTGCTCTACCGGGTAACCGGCGTCTACGCCGCCAACGAGGGGTCGGTGTTGCTGTGGGCGGCCATCGTCTCGGTCGTGGCGATGATCGCTGGCGCGGTTCGCGGCATCCCCGACCGACACGCCAAGCTGATTCACGGCCTCACGCTCGGCCTCGTCGCGTACTTCACCGGCATGTTGTTGGCCCAGAGCCCGTTCGCGTCGATTCGGACGGCATTCCCCGGCGCCCCGCCGGGGTTCGTGCCCACGTCCGGCCAGGGACTGAACCCCCTGCTGGTCGATCCGTACATGGCGATCCACCCGCCCGTGATGTTTACCGCCTACGCCCTCCTGGCGATGCCGTTCGCCATCGGGGCGGCTCACTTCGTCTCGCTGTTCCGGGGGAACGGCGGCGTCTTCCCGACGTGGCACGGGAGCGTCACGCGCTGGCTCCGCCTGAGCTGGCTGTTTCTGACCGCCGCGGTCGCGCTCGGTGGCCTCTGGTCTTACACCGTCCTCGGGTGGGGCGGCATCTGGGCGTGGGACCCCGTCGAGACGGCGATCCTGATCCCGTGGCTCTTCCTGACCGCGACGCTCCATGCCGTCAGCGCCTACGAGCCGACGGGTCGCTACCGCGTCCTCGCGCCCGCGATGACCGCGACGGTGTTCGCGCTCGCGGTGTACACCACGTCGGTCGTCCGGAGCGGCGTCTTCCGGAGCGTCCACTCCTTCGCCGACGGCGGTATCGGCGCCGCCTTCCTCCTCCTCATGGCGCTGACCGCTGCGCTCGGCGTCCTCGCCCCGGTGACCTACTGGCTGCTCCAACCGGACGATGGAGCCGACGACGGGGCCGACGGCCGGTGGCTCCGCCGTGCGAACCTCGTCCACCTCGCCGTCCTCGGTTTCGGCCTCCTCACCTTCGTCTCGCTTTGGGGACTTTCCTTCCCGCTGCTCCGGAACGCGATCACCGGGCTCGAAGTCTCGGTCGAAGCGCGCTACTACAACCTCTGGAGCTACCCGCTCGTCCTCGGCCTCCTCCTGCTTCTCGGGTTCTACATGGACTACGAAGCCGCGGGACGTACGCGAGCGCTCGCCGGTCTCGGCGCCTTCACCGTCGCCACGCTCGTCGGCGCGTTCGTCGCCCCCACCGAGATGTGGCAACTGGCGTCGACCCGACCGGACGACGCCGTCGTCTACCGACTCGTCGGGTCGGCGAGCGCTGCGTCGGTGCTGCCGCCCGTCGCCTACGCCATCCTCGGGACCGTGAAACGGACCGGCGGCCGAATCCGGACGGCGGCCTCCCGCAACGCGAGACTGAAGCAGATGGGGATAAGCCTCATCCACGTCGGTGCGGCGCTGCTCGTCCTCTCCCTTCCCTTCATGTACGTCTTCGCCGGGCAGGCGTCCGTGATGGCGACCGGCGTCGGGGACGGATCGATGGACACGTCCCGGCAGGCGGTTCCCGGTTCCGACTACTCGGTCCGGGTCCTCGGTCACTCCCGGACCGAGTTCCCGCAGGACCCGGCGGTCGGGACGCACGCGCTCTCGACCGAGCAGGTGGTGCGGCGCGGCTCCTCGTTGAACGGCTCCGTCCAGACGGTCCACGGGCGAGTGACCGACGTTCGCGAGGGGCCGCGGGCGACGGTCGTCCAACTCGACGGCTCGAACGTCTGGATCGGCCTCGCCGGCAACGGGACGACGGTCCCGGTGACGACCGGCGAACGCATCGTCGCTCGGGGGCGCCTGATGTGGGACTTCGTGCCGAGCGCGGACGCCGTCGTCCTCGCGGGGCCGAAGACGGTCGGGCCGACGGCCGACCCGCCCGAGAGCGTCGTCCCGACCCGCGTCGTCGCGGAGGGCGTCTCGCTCGCGGTGTACGAGGGTGACCGGCTCCGCGCCTCCGGCATCGCCGGACAGCGACGCTATCCCGAACAGGGCGGTATGCAGATCAGGGACGTCGTCATCGACCGCGGTCTCCTCGCCGATACGTACGTCATCGCCGGAGTCAGCGACGGCACCGCCTCGATCACTGTCAAGCGGATTCCCTTCGTCACGCTCATGCGACTCGCCATCGTCTCGCTGCTCCTCGGGATGAGCCTCGTTGCCCTCTTCGACCCGCGCCACGGCGCGGTGACCGACACGGCGGTTCGTGGGACGGCCCGCGACGCGAACCCGGAGGTGGCGGACTGA
- a CDS encoding thioredoxin family protein yields MKPRKAMTLAFFVVLLSIGYFSMHAAPTLSDENYSYHGDTRWQTDVTAAEETAAAEGKPIVVYFWTTWCTYCEDYNREVYADPAVQSALDDFVKVAVNLDDDGGAASRMQREYNVNYPPQHVVITPDGEVLVRINGYAGTEDFLSYLDTAEQRYSGGSS; encoded by the coding sequence ATGAAGCCTCGAAAGGCGATGACGCTCGCCTTCTTCGTGGTCTTGCTTAGTATTGGGTATTTTTCGATGCATGCAGCGCCCACGCTGAGCGACGAGAACTACTCGTATCACGGGGACACGCGCTGGCAGACGGACGTGACGGCCGCCGAGGAGACTGCGGCGGCCGAGGGGAAACCGATCGTCGTCTACTTCTGGACGACGTGGTGTACCTACTGTGAGGACTACAACCGGGAGGTGTACGCCGATCCGGCGGTGCAGTCGGCGCTCGACGACTTCGTGAAGGTGGCGGTGAACCTGGACGACGACGGCGGAGCCGCGTCCCGGATGCAACGGGAGTACAACGTCAACTACCCGCCCCAGCACGTCGTCATCACGCCCGACGGTGAGGTGCTGGTCCGGATCAACGGCTACGCCGGGACCGAGGATTTCCTCTCCTATCTCGACACGGCCGAGCAACGCTACTCGGGTGGGTCGTCATGA
- the ccmA gene encoding heme ABC exporter ATP-binding protein CcmA: MTTDARPAPATTPSAVRTDDVRKVYGRVTAVDGVSFAVASGETVGLFGPNGAGKSTLLRMLAGLARPTSGTISLGGAELVPGDHAVHRTVGVVTHESMLYDDLSARENLRFHADLHGVADPAARCEAVLDAVNLSGRASQYPGAFSHGLRKRLSLARALLHRPDVLLLDEPYAGLDQRSVADLATILDGFDDRTVLLTTHDLDRGVGRCDRALVVDRGRLRADVDLDETSAAAFEATYRRTIGVDDGSKGGDDP; encoded by the coding sequence ATGACCACCGACGCCCGACCGGCGCCCGCGACGACGCCGTCGGCGGTGCGGACCGACGACGTGAGGAAGGTGTACGGTCGGGTGACCGCCGTCGACGGCGTCAGCTTCGCCGTCGCGTCGGGCGAGACGGTCGGCCTGTTCGGCCCGAACGGGGCGGGCAAGTCGACCCTGTTGCGTATGCTCGCGGGGCTCGCCCGGCCCACCAGCGGGACCATCAGTCTCGGCGGCGCGGAACTCGTACCCGGCGACCACGCCGTCCACCGGACGGTCGGGGTCGTGACCCACGAGTCGATGCTGTACGACGACCTCAGCGCGCGAGAGAACCTCCGGTTTCACGCCGACCTCCACGGGGTCGCCGACCCCGCAGCGCGTTGTGAGGCGGTGCTCGACGCCGTGAACCTGAGCGGACGGGCGAGTCAGTACCCCGGCGCGTTCTCACACGGCCTCCGCAAACGGCTGTCGCTGGCCCGGGCGCTTCTCCACCGTCCAGACGTACTCTTGCTCGACGAACCGTACGCCGGCCTCGACCAGCGATCCGTGGCCGACCTCGCGACGATTCTGGACGGGTTCGACGACCGGACCGTCCTCCTGACGACCCACGACCTCGACCGGGGGGTCGGTCGATGTGATCGGGCGCTCGTCGTCGACCGCGGCCGGCTACGGGCGGACGTCGACCTCGACGAAACGTCGGCGGCGGCGTTCGAAGCGACGTATCGCCGGACCATCGGCGTCGACGACGGATCGAAGGGAGGCGACGATCCGTGA
- a CDS encoding heme exporter protein CcmB, with product MRSFLGTVSRIVRKDLRIESRSRRVTTTMAMFALLIVLAFAFSFVKTFRNPAVLGRGALWIAFVFGGTLGVTKTATVEDDDAALDGILLAPVDRSAIYLGKVTSTSLFVFAVNVLTLGATAVLLGYAPTPRTALALLGVLAVAAVGFAAVGVVVATLTFRAGLDELALPLLLVPLVVPVLLAGVELTAALTTDAPTGSWLRLLVVYTAVLLLAGVATFDFVVEE from the coding sequence GTGAGGTCGTTTCTCGGCACGGTCTCCCGAATCGTCCGGAAGGACCTCCGGATCGAGAGCCGCTCTCGACGCGTCACGACGACGATGGCGATGTTCGCCCTGCTGATCGTCCTCGCATTCGCGTTCAGCTTCGTCAAGACGTTTCGGAACCCAGCGGTGCTCGGTCGGGGCGCCCTCTGGATCGCGTTCGTCTTCGGGGGGACACTCGGTGTGACGAAGACGGCCACCGTCGAGGACGACGACGCCGCACTCGACGGCATCCTACTCGCGCCGGTCGATCGCTCCGCCATCTACCTGGGGAAGGTGACGAGTACGTCGCTGTTCGTCTTCGCGGTGAACGTGTTGACCCTCGGGGCGACGGCGGTCCTGCTCGGCTACGCGCCGACGCCCCGGACGGCGCTCGCGCTGCTCGGCGTCCTCGCCGTCGCGGCGGTCGGATTCGCCGCCGTCGGCGTCGTCGTCGCGACGCTCACCTTCCGTGCCGGCCTCGACGAACTCGCCTTGCCGCTGTTGCTCGTTCCGCTCGTCGTCCCCGTGTTGCTCGCGGGCGTCGAACTGACGGCGGCGCTCACGACGGACGCCCCGACCGGGTCGTGGCTCCGCCTGCTCGTCGTCTACACCGCGGTCCTGTTGCTCGCGGGCGTCGCCACGTTCGATTTCGTTGTCGAGGAGTAG
- a CDS encoding cytochrome c maturation protein CcmE domain-containing protein, which yields MRRKNKLLVTTVAILALLGVLGATSMNASAAFVSPTQLSEDEYGGEWVNLEGSVKNLETEGGTATFEVTDGNHSTTVVYEGTLPDTMGEGRVVVAKGRVEGDRLVAKQLSVRAHEGSERPDDTR from the coding sequence GTGCGACGGAAGAACAAACTTCTCGTCACGACGGTGGCAATCCTCGCGCTCCTGGGTGTGCTGGGCGCGACGAGCATGAACGCCTCCGCCGCGTTCGTGAGTCCGACACAACTCTCCGAGGACGAGTACGGGGGCGAGTGGGTGAACCTCGAAGGGTCGGTGAAGAACCTCGAGACGGAAGGCGGGACGGCGACGTTCGAGGTGACCGACGGCAACCACTCGACGACGGTCGTCTACGAGGGAACGCTTCCGGACACGATGGGCGAGGGTCGGGTCGTCGTTGCGAAAGGGCGAGTCGAGGGCGACAGGCTCGTCGCCAAACAGCTCTCGGTCCGTGCCCACGAGGGCTCCGAGCGGCCGGACGACACTCGATGA
- a CDS encoding carboxypeptidase-like regulatory domain-containing protein: MKRLLALVVVLACVAAAPTAAAQSTVSVSGTVTVDGGSADGAQVTVVPVTATQQRAGPPARTTVQGSSFSVDVAEASAYAVRVAYGSTTHYEMLRNTTSASLSLSGSVGGRVADASGTPLSGVPIRVTDDQGFVVTETETDGDGRFRVGPVEETETYRVRATVDGVGYRATVEASESGTVSLVARPPTADASVLRIANDSRTPYVLQVVPPANGTSVPSVIGTITLRNPTDRPFVGVVELPVPADATPYAAMAGGQEAEYRRTDGGVQVNVSVPANATARVGVAADLDGTRVETAPLRDTASLTVVVQGYDPNTVDHSRNLRVGEAPIPLLTSDGPIDAGETIRFDLDGARTQNATGASVASGGNEAGAAAGGDTDRGATAETAPSASAAIPSFPGLSILGAVAGMVVVGLVGARLLPRDD; encoded by the coding sequence ATGAAGCGCCTCCTCGCACTCGTCGTCGTCCTCGCCTGTGTCGCCGCCGCCCCGACCGCCGCGGCGCAGTCGACGGTGTCCGTTTCGGGCACCGTCACCGTCGACGGCGGCAGTGCCGACGGCGCCCAGGTGACCGTCGTTCCCGTCACCGCGACCCAGCAACGCGCCGGCCCCCCCGCACGGACGACGGTGCAGGGGTCGTCGTTCTCGGTCGACGTCGCCGAAGCGTCGGCGTACGCCGTCCGGGTCGCATACGGGAGCACGACCCACTACGAAATGCTCCGCAACACCACGAGCGCGTCGCTCAGCCTCTCGGGATCGGTCGGCGGGCGCGTCGCGGACGCCTCGGGGACGCCCCTCTCCGGCGTACCCATTCGGGTGACCGACGACCAGGGCTTCGTCGTGACGGAAACCGAAACCGACGGCGACGGCCGGTTCAGGGTCGGACCGGTCGAGGAGACGGAGACCTACCGCGTCCGGGCGACCGTCGACGGCGTCGGCTATCGGGCGACCGTCGAGGCGTCCGAGAGTGGGACCGTCAGCCTCGTGGCGCGCCCGCCGACCGCGGACGCGTCCGTTCTCCGGATCGCCAACGACAGCCGGACGCCGTACGTGTTGCAGGTCGTGCCGCCGGCGAACGGGACGAGCGTCCCGAGCGTGATCGGGACGATTACCCTCCGGAACCCGACCGACCGCCCCTTCGTCGGGGTGGTCGAACTCCCCGTCCCGGCGGACGCCACGCCGTACGCGGCGATGGCCGGGGGACAGGAGGCAGAGTACCGGCGGACCGACGGCGGGGTCCAGGTCAACGTCTCCGTCCCCGCGAACGCCACCGCGCGGGTCGGGGTCGCCGCCGACCTCGACGGGACGCGGGTCGAGACGGCGCCGCTTCGTGACACCGCGTCGCTCACCGTCGTCGTCCAGGGCTACGATCCGAACACGGTCGACCACTCTCGGAACCTCCGCGTCGGCGAAGCGCCGATCCCGCTGCTCACCAGCGACGGGCCGATCGACGCGGGTGAGACGATCCGGTTCGACCTCGACGGTGCGCGCACGCAGAACGCGACGGGCGCGAGCGTGGCGTCCGGCGGGAACGAGGCGGGCGCAGCCGCGGGGGGAGATACGGACCGCGGGGCCACAGCGGAGACGGCGCCGTCCGCCAGCGCCGCCATCCCTTCGTTCCCCGGGCTGTCGATCCTCGGCGCCGTCGCTGGGATGGTGGTCGTCGGCCTCGTCGGCGCGCGACTGCTTCCACGCGACGACTAA